In Aedes albopictus strain Foshan chromosome 3, AalbF5, whole genome shotgun sequence, the genomic window tcaggaaggttagggtagtgtggggttaaggccgtcttctactacactagcagaagccaggactactctctcctcgaccaacCAAAACACatccctatggtcgccaaaccctacgtctctccggaaccaccaagaatgtattgcttcagagaggggctagtgcatatcgcaccctcaaggttagctgccgtagcctagcagcaacgaacatcgatgactcgctctggagagtccatatcacggtagcatgctggcgcttagccagtttcccgagtggtcctcgcctagggtatttttttttccttctaaaccatagggggataatctgctcaacagacaccctaacagaaggttagggtagtgtaggtctgacaggccgtcttctacaacaaaagtaaaatccaggactactctctcctcgtacccactaaacccttcctatgatcgccaaaccctacgtctctccggaaccaccaagaaggtattgcttcagagaggggctagtgcacatcgcacccacaaggttagctgcgtagcctgcagcaacgaacatcgatgactcgctttggagagtccatcacggtagcatgctgccgcttagccagtttcccgagtggtcctcgccactccctttgtcctcggaaggcgggcagggtcaaccccgcccgcgccctactgctgagcggacatcaagaactgatgcccacgtgcaacccgatctgacctgcccgtaaggaagggtatcactacccttcaggccctatcagatgcacccgtaggttgcagacagcaggatctcacctaccccgacccttgccggggacccctttccaaccgcgggctcggatccaacccagtagaccgacgccacgacagcaccactaccgggacttcctctccgcggccacttaatcgttgtaagggtcgatctcgaccgcagggcaccggtatgacctacgaagccgactccgaacccctggaccacctcttgtactgcatctggactagccattctccgagtccacgcgccacctcctctgtagctcccagacgatgtgggtaatagccgttgaaacggcgttccagccaaactcatccctacacatcctctggaccaagttgtccggagttgtgtcctccccgcatgtggcaagcatgcggtcacgcattgtgcgaaaacgcgggcacacgaacaaaacgtgttccgccgtttcctctaaaccattgcacactgggcattcgggagaatccgcatgcccgaaacggtgtagatactgtcggaagcaaccatgacctgtaaggacctgtgtcaggtggaatgaaacttccccatggcgcctattaatccaactatctaccctcggtatcaacctatgggtccaccttcctttggtggaactgtcccacgcgcgctgccatttgaccatagaggccatcctgacagtcttgcgtatgcctcttgtgccgcgcatttcgaagcactccatatcctcactgataagaatgctgatgggcaccataccagtaatgacacagagagcgtcgtgtgacacggtacggtacgcgcttgcaaccctcagacacataagcctgtaagtactttccagcttccgtcggtagcattcagtacttagcgcggtaccccacgccgggccgccatacctaagtatggatgtagcaacactagccagaagcttgcgcttactggcgtacaccgctgagctattggacatcatccgggacagtgccgcaatagctgtggaggctcttttacaggcataatcgacgtggctaccgaaggtaagcttatcgtcgatcatcacgcccaagtgcttgacagagcgcttcgacaggatagtgcactctcctacactgatctccgtctgctgcgccgactgcatgttgttaacaaccgtcacctctgtcttgtggtgagccagctccagttttctggaccgcatccacgcctccacaaccttgatcgagtggtcggtagtcaacttcacctcctcgatcgtttcaccgtagacttcgagcgtaatatcgtcggcaaatccgacaatcaccactcccacttggtattctaacctcaacacctcgtcgaacatgacattccataacaccggacccaggatggaaccttgcgggactcctgaggttatgtgaaagcacttccgacccacctccgtgtcgtaaaccagtacgcgattctggaagtagcttccgagaatcttgtacaagtactccggtatccccagacgcaagagcgcatcggcaatagcagcccaactggcgctattaaatgcattccttacatccagagtaactaccccgcagaagcgaattctcctcctcttaggctcgagtgctttctcggcggtttttgtaaccgacaagatagcgtctacggtggacctccccttccggaagccatactggttgctcgagagaccatttacgccctcagtgaacttcaacattctattgaggatgatcttttcgagcaccttccccgccgtgtcaatcaagcatattggtctatatgccgacgggtctccgggtggtttccccgcctttggcaatagtaccaggctctgcctcttccaagcttctgggaaaactccctcgtccaggcatttctgcatagcagacctgaacatctcgggagcttctgcaatagctacttttaaggccaggttcggaactccgtccggacctggggccttacctacgctaagggacttagctatccccgcaagttccacatcggtgaccctttcctcatcgccagccccagtccccggctgtcctacgaaaggaggccaaggactaggatcatgacgcggaaaaagtcctccaatgatcccctccaacatctctggagattgctctgtaggagccatcacacctctcgtctaggCCATAACgattctgtaggcatcaccccacgggttcgtattggcactctgacagagaccctcaaagcaggccttcttgcttgctcttatctcggtcttgagcgcggcttttgcagcggcgaacaccacccgccgttcgtttcgctcttcctctgatcgtgctcgctgcatccgccgcctagcccgtaggcaggcgcggcgcaggtccgcaatcgcgtcggtccaccagtaagccggtggcctcccatttctagggtggactcgcctaggcatggtcgcatcacacgcacgtgagagcaccgctaccagctcgtcgccgtctaaaccgagtaagtttcgctcacggcggagcgcttccctaaatacctcttcgtcgaagtatgatgtcttccacctacgagggcttggccttggcctagccgcctcttcttctatccgctgtctgctgttgttgtagtcgatactgtagcgaaccgccaggtggtcgctgtgagtgtagccatcatctactctccagttcggactacttgttaggccaggactacaaaaggtcacgtcaataaatgactccgctccatttcgactataggtactcttggtaccgacgttagccaagtcgacatctaagatggccagtgtttctagcaggatctgaccccgctggttcgtgaaacggcttccccattccacagcccaggcattaaagtcacccgctattaccaccggccttcgctctgttagcacggtcgttaagcggtccagcatttgcgtgaaccgctcgatcggccaccgcggaggcgcataacagctacagaagaagaccccgtttactttggcgaccacgaagccctcataggtagtagacaccaactcctgaacggggtatttaccggtcgtccatatcgccgccattttcttggtcccatccgaggcccagttgccgttgccggcgggtactcggtatgggtccgaaatgatggcgatatccgtctcccactcagaaaccgcctgacaaagcagttgctgagccgcatcacagtggttcaggttcagctgcgttacctgcactgtgatttgttgctcactgcggctttcttaaaggccgggcaccctggaccacccatcgcatgtctgtttttcgaggttttcccggtacagatcatgcatatgggcggactcgtgcagctttgggccttatgaccttcagcgccgcatcgcctacacggtttgcgcctgtcggggcctttgcagtcccacgacttgtgtcctggttccagacacctgaagcaaacctcaggtggctcgtggaatgtcaggtgacatacacaccagcccaccttaatactccctactttaacggactttttaacatccgccacaggtagctgaaccaaagctatctgtgtccctgctggccctctccgtagcttaacggctgcggcggccacctgcacatcgcactgttgccgcagtgccgtgacgagctcttccacttcggtgatctcgtcaatgtctttgaccttcagagtcgcctcatgtatcagagccctcacctgcacaccttcgccaaggacctcttctgccagccttttgtaggcggcgcccttgtgctccttctggcgcttcagctccaggatcatctcgcccgtacgagtacgtctaatactgcgtacgtcggctccaagaccctcaagcttggcgtcgcttcgcatcgtcttcaagacgtccgagtacttggactgttccgtcttgatgacgatagcgtcgcctttctcacgcctggcacctgccttcctacgccttggtttggcgtcctgtacttctacctgcggattcaccttcttcttcttcttccgctctacctttgtccaaggagggtcctctccttggatcgccctgctctgtggctgctgagggcccaccattggtcgcaaccccttgttcccatcattccgggacgggccagccttttcaggcccacccttcccagctttccgggaaccctggctggggtccgactttccagcgttaccaccggctttcggggttattatacgcctggccttgcgggcgccgccagacagctcctcacctgacggctgcctcgcccgcttctgcgaatgcttgtcacgtttgtcacgagcattcgcttccacactcctcaGACTACCTgtgaaggagaaggcctctgtttgtgtaaacttcgacacattctcctttgctggttccgccgctgtagcagccagcaacgccaccgcgtgctcctgcttggcctcatcgacagacactctaagtctaagcaaggccgttttcaggtccttgcttatattcgacttagttgtcgcaaagtcgatgattttgccaagctggtgctcagcaacctctaatgcgggccgtcctttaccaacttcttggctaatggccctcagcagccacgctccgtccatgacctccaccggctggcttgccgtggagtggacaggagctcccacgcttgagctacgtaagctaccagcacctgactcctcgcttctccttgtcggagacctcatcaacccacttcttgcgaaggggttgatcgcaccactacttccacctaagttatttgatttagaatttttgctcatacttgttcccacgagttgcacgagaaataatgtccaccacgccagagctctgcattaacgcggtaagggacagcatactgtggggggtgcccaggtaccccacaggctccgttaaagatcgagcatctttttcaccccctcgatcactcattcctcggcacgggtcgcttgacaccttgaattggggttagtagtcctattcttagccggcaactacgcggctgactcgcaagcgggggggtgcgtcaggccccaggacatccgtccctgctgcccccaaacgcctagggtataactttttacaagtgtcggatcactttgcggtcttcgtcaAAAATGTTTAgtagagtgtccttcccgggacatcccgggacaagaattcccgggatttgagtgatttcgggatttcccgaatcccgggatatcatttcagaaatcccgacaatcccgggaatcctgggatgaagacaatttgtagataaaactgccaatcaaggcaaaaactttatctggccattttcaagttatattgaagtgcgatttttacgatacatatcaACAATACAAACATCTTCCGTAGCGATACAATACAGATAATGATAATTATTAGATATCGGTGGAAAATTACTTGCAATAAATTAACTactaaatagttgaaaacagactGTTCTTGGCGAACATAACTGATATGTCCGGTAACTTCCGGAATGAAAATGCTTTTCTTGTAGTTCTTAAGTAGTAGTTGCTTTATTGGAAGCCAAACTTAGAATGAATCAACCAGTGCAGATTCCTCTGCTTATATAGTGGAGCAAAGGCTGCTATGATGATTAATTCGTGTTTAGAGTATTATTCAGTTGACATGTAAATCCATTGATTGCTGTGATCCAACATTTCCCCCCTTAAGGTTTCGTCATCCAATAGGGCTTGAACCGGGCTGGTAGTTGAATCATGCGTCGTCCTCTTTCTAGGATTGGAGTCACAGGTTGGGCTGGTTGTGGTTCATCAATTGCATTCGGAGTCGGAGTCGGTTCATCCTCGGTTTCATCGGTTCCAGCAGCTTCTCCATCCGACATATCATCCGTCAAGATAGAATCTTCCAGATTATTGAGAGGTTGGTCATCAATCGGTTGAATTGCAGGTTGAACTTGAGGAGCGACATCCGCTGGAGCTTCTGTCGGGACCGTTAATCCGAATCCATCGAAGAATATGGAAAGTGCAGATGGTTGCTTCTTTGGACTCTTGTCTATAACACGACTCTTGAGTTGATTGGTGTGGGACCGTATTAAACGTTGTTGATCGTTCAGGAACACATTGTAGTTAACGTTCCCGATTTTCTCAATTACGGTTGCTGGTTcccatctccaggaattcgttgaatGAACCTTGGCATACACGGAATCGCCgtgctggaaattcctctggactgCACCGTGCTTCTTATTGAGGGCGTCGTTTTGCTTTTTCCTGTCCCTGGATGCGGTTCCACGTTCACTCGGTCTGAGCATGGATTGTATGGTACGAATAGGTCTTCCGAACATGATTTCCGCCGGAGATCTACCTTCCAGGTCATTGGTGGGCGTTGAGCGATATACTTGCAAGAAAGTGCACAGTGCTTCTTCTAGTGTTTCTCCCCCTGAGCGAATCTTGCGGAGGCTTCTCTTCAAAGTATCAACGAATCTTTCAGCTAGTCCATTTGATTGCGGGTGATATGGAGCGATGCGAATGTGATGGATTCCTTGACTGGtgcagaaagtttgaaattcgtgACTTGAAAATTGGGTTCCGTTGTCTGACACGAGTACCTCTGGAACACCGAATGTAGCGAAGGTTTGATTCAGTAATTTGATTGTTGCTCTTGATGTCGTTGACTTGGTTACATGAACTTCTGGCCACTTGGAGTAGGGATCTGCTATCACGAGGAAATAGACTCCATCCACTGGACCAGCGTAATCGATGTGAATCCTCGACCAGGGTCTTGAAGGTACAGGCCAGGATTCCAATGTCGTCTTTGTAGGAGCCTTTCCTGCCGTTGCACACGGTGTACAGCGCTTGACGTAGTCCTCAATTTCTTGATCGATTCCGGGCCAGTATACAAAACTCCTTGCTATGGACTTCATGCGAACTATTCCCGGATGACCTCgatgaaattgcttcaggatccTTCGTCGAAACTCGTCAGGAACAACAACTCTGTCGCCAAACATTATGCATCCGTCGACAATGGTGAGTGACTCGCGTCTGTGATAGTATGGTTGAACTGCAATGGAGAGATCCTTGGAACAGTTTGGCCAACCTTCACGGATGTGTTTAGAAACGGTTTGGAGTGTGGTGTTTGTTGATGTAGCCTTCCGCAGTGCTGCAAACGAAACCGGAACCTTTTCTGCTGCGTCGGAGAGAATGCTTGAAAGATCTTCCTCAAGGTTGACCGCTGCGATTACGTATTCTTCCTCTGGCTGATTGGTTCGGTTGATGAGCCGTGACAGCAAATCTGCACATCCGAAATCGTTCGTTGATACATATTGAATCTCGAAATCGTAGTTCAGCATTGTGAGTGCCCATCGTTGTAGTCGATTTGCAGTGTGTAGCGGGATACCTTTCTTGGAACCGAAGATGGACAGCAGTGGTTTGTGGTCCGTCAGTAGTGTGAAATGCCGACCGAGCAAGTATTTATGAAACTTCGTTACCGCATATATTAACGCCAGTGCCTCCTTCTCCGGTTGTCCATAGTTCCGTTCCGCAGGTGCGAGCGTTCTTGAAGCGTGCTGTATTGCCTTCATTTTGCCATCGGGAAACTGGTGAAAGATAACCGCGCCGATCCCTGTGTTTGATGCATCAGCTGCTACGATGATCGGTAGTTTTGGATCGTAGTGTGTCAAGAGCAAGTTTGATTGAAGTGTTTTCTTGAACTTGTCAAAAGCGTCCTGGCATTGTGGAGTCCATTGCCATTTTGATTCCTTCTTCAACAGCTGGTCCATGGGATGACGCAATTCGTGTAGGTTGCGCACGAATCGTCCGTAGAAGTTGATAGCTCCAAGATAGGACCGTAGTTCCGAAACGTTGGTTGGAGGTGGAATGGCTGCAATGGTCTTCACTTTCTCCGGATCAGGGCGGATGCCCTGACTGTCCACTACGTGTCCCAAGTAACCGAGTTGTGTTTGAAAGAATCGGCACTTCTCAGGTTTAACGTGGAAACCGTACTCCTTGAGGCGCTTGAAGAGCAGATTGAGTGATTCTGCGTGTGACTTCATGTCCTTGCTGAATACGATAGCATCGTCAATGAATGTTCGTACACCAGGAATATCCGCAATCATTCCGTCCACCAGGCGTTGGAATGCCCCCGGTGCTGATTTCACCCCTGGAGCGAGGCGGTTGAACCGGAACAGTCCACGATGAGTATTGATGGTGAGGAGCTTCTTGGAGTCGTCATCTACTTCAAGCTGCAGGTACGCGTCGGAAAGATCAATTATGCTGAAGACGGTACTGCCGTTGAGCTGCGCGAATATTTCCTCCGGCGTCGGAAGCGGGTAGTGATTTGCCTCGAGTGCTTCGTTGAGTCCCGTTGAGTAGTCCGCGCAGATGCGAACTCGGCCGTTTGGTTTGCGTACCGCCACAATAGGAGCAGCCCACTCGGAAAAGTCGACGGGTTCGATGATGCCCAACGTTTGCAATCTTGTGAGTTCGGCATCGACCAATGGAACGGTGTTGAAAGGAACTGGCCGCTTGGGGCAGAAAACAGGCTTTGCATCCGGCTTCAGGAAAAGCTTCACCTTCATTTTCTTGCAATGCCCCAGAGAATCGTCGAAAACGTCCTTGTGCTTCACTTGGAATTCACGGATTTGCTGATCGATCGTCTTCGTCCTGACTTGATTGCAGACCGAATCGATGGGAACCGACCACAGCTGGAACAGCTCGATCCAGTCGATGCCCAGCAGGTTGAGGTTTGCAGCCGTTGTGACGAAACATCTTCCTTCAGCAGTCTTACCGTTGATACTGACTTCGCACTGGAATTCTCCTAGCAATTGGAGCGGTTTTCCGGACGCATTCATCGCTTCAATCGTTGGTTTCTTGATCGCTGGTTTTCCGAGGTAGTTCCATGTTTGCTGTGAGATCACTGTAATGTCGCTTGCTGTATCCAGTTGTAGCTTGGTTGCCACGCCGTTGATGAATGTGGGCACGTACTTCCGTTTGCTGGAGTGTTGAGCGATGTGATTCACTATGTAAACGCCACGGGTTTTCGCTTGACGGAATTTCTTGGACTTGTTCATTGGTTGTTTCTCCTTGGCTGGAACTGACTTCGGCTTGGACAGGCAGCCACAGTAGCCTTCCTTGTGGCCAACACGATTGCACTGTTTGCACTGATGATCCGAGAAAGGACAATCCCGAACATAGTGCATTTGGCCGCATTGCCAGCAAGGTGTACGAGGAACTTTACCTTCCGGCTTCGAAGACTGCTGTTGACGCGAATTTCCCTTCTTCTCCTGGACGGCGTGCACTGATGATTTCGAACTTGATTGATGCTCGATGATGGATGTGTCCGCCTTCAAATTGATGAGCCGTTGATAGTCGTCAATGAGGTTCTGGAGAGTAACGGGATTTTCTGGTGTCTCGCCTTCGATCCGGGAAAGTAGCCTGGCTCGGATGTCGGTGTAGCTATGACCTTtcagaccacagacaaacaccAAACACTTGAATTGGTCAATTTTCATGTTCTTGAAATCGAAATCCTCACATGCACGGTTCACCTTGCCTCCGTAGCTGATAATGTCTTCGGCTTCTGACTTGACCAGCTGCAGGCAGTGGAAACGCTTGTTGAATGTTGAGGTTTGAGCTCCAAaaattttcttgaggatttcgACGGTGTCCGCAAAATTGACATGCTTGGGAAGCTTCGGCAGAATGTAGTTGACGTATCGGGTGTGCGAGGGTGTATTCAACTTCCTTAGCAGCAATCGTACCTTGGCGGCATCTTCCAGATTCTTGGCATCCGAATCAAAGAGGTCCACGTACCGGCTGTACCACTTGTCAAAAGTAATTCCATTTTCCGGATCGAAAGAAAACTCACTGATGTTCGTAGCCAAGGCTTCTAGGGTTTGCTCCGGGTTACTGGGTGTTGGTTGCGCCAGCTTCTGTAGGAGTTCCGCCATCTGGAGTATTGCTTGCTGAAGGTCTGCCATTGCTTCGGGTTCTTGAAATCTCGTCGCCAAATTGATATGTCCGGTAACTTCCGGAATGAAAATGCTTTTCTTGTAGTTCTTAAGTAGTAGTTGCTTTATTGGAAGCCAAACTTAGAATGAATCAACCAGTGCAGATTCCTCTGCTTATATAGTGGAGCAAAGGCTGCTATGATGATTAATTCGTGTTTAGAGTATTATTCAGTTGACATGTAAATCCATTGATTGCTGTGATCCAACAATAACGTTGATACTTTTATATGtatttcgttattgacatttgtacatcaagtagtagtgcagtacattgtatagacattttataatacttcttgtgatggatacagaaataaccataacttaaaaaatgaatatttcaactgcacaaaagctaaacaaatcaattttctgggtttcattgaaatttaaaaaaatcctgggatcccgggatttcccgggattagctaagtattttgtcccgaatcccgggacacgaaaattggccgggaaatggacactctaatgTTTAGCTTTTGTTATCTacatttaaataaaataaaatgtggcAATGTctgcattagacctgttcactttttttgacctacccgtgtcacatcaaattatcaatccacatgcaaaaacaaggcttcagtccaaaaatgagccaaattgataaaggtttagaggtgtatcaaatcgattttgtgtttttttgagcattttcacgaaaatgtacttcaatatccagaaaattgcaccaaaaaggtaccgaaaataccgttaaaatatagttagaacaatactctacaactttgccgaagacactgcggtgtttaaattgcgtatttcaaagttattcaacaattttcgttaaaaaatcaccaaaaaatacaatatttttacgatttttcatgtaaaagtcatgtaattttacattgttttaggtgactaattttatgagctattgctcctatgtgttacgaacatttcattCATACATCATTTTGGTGTAGAAATTCGTTtgcattgactaattatcaaaagtttgtcacgttgatactaaaaaatgtacagagttgccagcataaaataaaacaaagttacccatgatttaaacgtcattacacttctttgtctcatctgcatcagttaaaatttggtgcagttggttgagcatgagattgtggattcgaagattcaaggttcgagtcctggaatagcatttttttgcgtctcgatcctaagttgatgaaactacgcactgcatctcattgcaatttggcatcatagcattatttcggaaccgtagagtgcatagtaagaatgaagtttcccttcatcgtgtagttgtgctgatttatgggtagatagataacaagtaagctccacccacagttgtctgtaaaatgttgcatccagaagcagttccatcatcgtattgaattgttttagctaaattgatcattatcaaacagatgctcaatatttcgcccagttgatctcgtcgacacgatttattgtcaacaagtataaactaaatatctagctagtcctggaatgggcttaattagtaggtcccgatcattattctttgggaggttgcgtgtaagtcatggcagattcatcatcctaactgctacaaaaaaaaagaaaaaaaaagtttaccatgtatttgagcttgaacctgggaccttctgatccgcaagctcgagtCTTACCATCTACACCATTTCTGATatttaaatcaaaagacattagaatacgatggcatgacgtcttaatcatgggtaactttgttttaattcgtgctggcaactctacgcgatttttagtatcaacgtgacatacttttgataattagtcaatgaaaacgaatccctacacaaaaacgatgtatggacgaaatgttcgttataaAAAGGAGTAATcgtcatgtaaaattacatgacttttatatgtaaaatcgtaaaaatatcatgttttttcgtgattttttaactaaaattgttgaataacttcgaaatacgcaatttaaacaccgtagtgtcttcggcaaagttgtaaagtattgttctaactatatcttaacggtatctccggcatcttttcggagcaattttgtgaatttctgagtaaatttctgtgaaaactgctaaaaaaacacaaaatcgatttgatacacctttaaatcttcatcaatttggctcaattttggactgaagacttggttttacatgtggattgataatttgatgtgtcacggagaatcggagaaaaaaagtttcaaagtgaacaggtctagtctGCATGCTCGTAACGCCATctagaaattaaaaataaaaacaagtctCTTATGCAGGCATTATTtggtcattttttttcaatttttcatacaaacttcaagctcgttaaGCATTTCTAAAGACTTGAACAAAGT contains:
- the LOC134291586 gene encoding uncharacterized protein K02A2.6-like, with the translated sequence MADLQQAILQMAELLQKLAQPTPSNPEQTLEALATNISEFSFDPENGITFDKWYSRYVDLFDSDAKNLEDAAKVRLLLRKLNTPSHTRYVNYILPKLPKHVNFADTVEILKKIFGAQTSTFNKRFHCLQLVKSEAEDIISYGGKVNRACEDFDFKNMKIDQFKCLVFVCGLKGHSYTDIRARLLSRIEGETPENPVTLQNLIDDYQRLINLKADTSIIEHQSSSKSSVHAVQEKKGNSRQQQSSKPEGKVPRTPCWQCGQMHYVRDCPFSDHQCKQCNRVGHKEGYCGCLSKPKSVPAKEKQPMNKSKKFRQAKTRGVYIVNHIAQHSSKRKYVPTFINGVATKLQLDTASDITVISQQTWNYLGKPAIKKPTIEAMNASGKPLQLLGEFQCEVSINGKTAEGRCFVTTAANLNLLGIDWIELFQLWSVPIDSVCNQVRTKTIDQQIREFQVKHKDVFDDSLGHCKKMKVKLFLKPDAKPVFCPKRPVPFNTVPLVDAELTRLQTLGIIEPVDFSEWAAPIVAVRKPNGRVRICADYSTGLNEALEANHYPLPTPEEIFAQLNGSTVFSIIDLSDAYLQLEVDDDSKKLLTINTHRGLFRFNRLAPGVKSAPGAFQRLVDGMIADIPGVRTFIDDAIVFSKDMKSHAESLNLLFKRLKEYGFHVKPEKCRFFQTQLGYLGHVVDSQGIRPDPEKVKTIAAIPPPTNVSELRSYLGAINFYGRFVRNLHELRHPMDQLLKKESKWQWTPQCQDAFDKFKKTLQSNLLLTHYDPKLPIIVAADASNTGIGAVIFHQFPDGKMKAIQHASRTLAPAERNYGQPEKEALALIYAVTKFHKYLLGRHFTLLTDHKPLLSIFGSKKGIPLHTANRLQRWALTMLNYDFEIQYVSTNDFGCADLLSRLINRTNQPEEEYVIAAVNLEEDLSSILSDAAEKVPVSFAALRKATSTNTTLQTVSKHIREGWPNCSKDLSIAVQPYYHRRESLTIVDGCIMFGDRVVVPDEFRRRILKQFHRGHPGIVRMKSIARSFVYWPGIDQEIEDYVKRCTPCATAGKAPTKTTLESWPVPSRPWSRIHIDYAGPVDGVYFLVIADPYSKWPEVHVTKSTTSRATIKLLNQTFATFGVPEVLVSDNGTQFSSHEFQTFCTSQGIHHIRIAPYHPQSNGLAERFVDTLKRSLRKIRSGGETLEEALCTFLQVYRSTPTNDLEGRSPAEIMFGRPIRTIQSMLRPSERGTASRDRKKQNDALNKKHGAVQRNFQHGDSVYAKVHSTNSWRWEPATVIEKIGNVNYNVFLNDQQRLIRSHTNQLKSRVIDKSPKKQPSALSIFFDGFGLTVPTEAPADVAPQVQPAIQPIDDQPLNNLEDSILTDDMSDGEAAGTDETEDEPTPTPNAIDEPQPAQPVTPILERGRRMIQLPARFKPYWMTKP